Below is a genomic region from Penaeus chinensis breed Huanghai No. 1 chromosome 42, ASM1920278v2, whole genome shotgun sequence.
AGAAACTCCGTCGTTCCATCATCACAGGTCACTTTGGCACCCCAGATCGTATGCACATGGAGAAGGTAGTAAAGTAGAAAAGGATGTATGCCTTATGTACCTATTAGCGTTGTTACATATGTGGATAGAGTAATTTGTTATATAAGACTAACATTATAAAATACAGACCCTGGTGCATATGAATGGAAACATTTTATGATAAGGGGCAAACATGTCAGATCATTGGATATCAACCTATGAAAAGTGATCAGTCAATGGAAATTTTAAAAGCAAGGGGCAAGGACATCAAAACATACTAAGACTTCAAACAGTGAAATGGATGTATCAGTGGGAATTtttaaataacaaaatacataaacattctCTCAATCTTCATGCCTCAACTCCCAACAGCTGCGTGTATGGGAGCGCATTGGCGACGCAATGGCTACCTGGGGGCCAAGGTCCCTGATGGTTGGCATGACAAGTGAGGTTCAGGAGGTGACCCGAAGCCTCCATGCACAAGTTCAAAATGTGGATCTGGTGAAAGATGCACGAGAGCTCAGGTAAAGTGTTAACCAGTCTGTTTAGTCGTAAATGATACCATTATAAAGGCCAAATGGAGCTTGTTTCATTGCTTTTGTTGTACTTACTGAAAGTCAACCCTTGTTAATCCAGCACTAATTTCAAATTCTCTTGGACCTATACTTATAGAGACATGATTTTGCCTTGGTGGGTATTGGACTTGTCTGCTTCAGAGCTGAAGGACTCGACTTTCTTAAGATACCAGTCACATCCAAGATTAAAGACCTGTTTTTATACGCTTCATTTTTTGTTCCTTCAGACTTAAGTGTGAAAATGACGGCGCATTCATTGATGAGATGAATCCTGGGGGCGTAATTGAGTCTGTGCGTGAGCTCTTGGGTCAGATGAGTGCATCACACGTCAAGCTTTACGTCGAGGCTTACCAGGCTGATCTGGCCGCACAGTCCCTGTCTCGAGCCCTGAAGACACTCCATAACAACATCTTCGCTGCTGCAAAGGTACGGGATTGTTCTTTACATTCTCTTTGCTTACCTTTGAGTGTTTTTAcggattcttttttcttccctatttttatatatatttttattattatttgtttttaaggTTCTTTTGTTGAGTCGGTAATGCGAATCACCAAGCTTGAATCTCTACATCAACAGCGCAGTTACACCGATGATGGCATCACTGCGGCTGTGGTTAAGGTGGTGAAGGAGAACGTTAGCGTGGCGGGGGAGAGAGCTGCACTGAATGCGGCTGAGCAGCTAACTTCCTCACTGCAGGAGAGAGCCAACACTGCATCCAGGGCCAGAGACGCACTGAGGGCCAAACACGCGCAGATCATCAGCTTCAATAAGGAAGTGGTGAGTTTGACTGGCATTTTTTTCCCACTGTCATGAGTTCTATGCATTGATATGATTTTCTCTGTGAGCAAACACATTATTTTGGATTAAGAAAATTGATAAAGGCAAAAAAACACTTTACATTAaaatttgaatttatttatttacattgcaTACATTCCATCAGTGGATCTAGTAACCCCATCTGCCATTCAAAACTTGATACCAACAAGTAAGTAGTTCAGAATGTGCCAAAAATAAGGTGTGTACTGTATTCACCTtggttttttattttgtcttgaaAAAAGGTGTTTAAATGTTGCAGTGTTAACAGAATAAACTATTCAAGGGACATCcaatctgttattattatgagatACCAAATTGGGTGCAAAATTCAGAATCTCAATTATATTGATATGGATTCCAATTATTAGCATTTGCAATTATACTCAATATATTGTTTATCAAACACTCAAGATGTTGCCATTTAATGCCCGAGTGTAGCATGTGCAGGTAACACTGTTGAATTTCAAATACTTATCATcatgaattttctctctctctctctctctctctctctttctctctttctctctctctttctctctttctctctttctctctctctttctctctctctctctctctctctctctctctctctctctctctctctctctctctctctctctctctctctctcaataattatttttttttagttattcttctttctactcttttttccttttcctttccctatttttccttcttgcttttttctgtgtgtttctccCAATTTAGGAATTCCAATTTCAAGACAATttgctctttcccttcttcagCAAGACGGCATAGAGAGCATCCAGTGTCTGGCCCTGTGTGTGGGAGAAGGCCTTCAGATCATCAGGGAGCGTCTGCAGGAGGTCAGATCCACAACAGAAGAGGCCCTTGAAGGCATGGCCTACCCCACCCCAGTCTCCACTAACTCCCTGGCTAACGAGTGCGAGGCATTCATTGCCGTACCTCTCAATCAGCTCCTTACGACGACCACAGAGGAGTGAGTTAGCTTGGTTCTCTAGATAGTTTCCCAGCTGTATAAGGTCATAGTTACATTTTCTCCAAAAGTTAAAAGTTATTAGACATTCCCAAGCGTTGGCTTTATGTTTGTCCGAACTCAGTTCTTGTGAGTTAATTTAGATTTACATATTGGAATAGCATTAGCTGTgtgatgtttaaatatatatatatatatatatatatatatatatatatatatatatacatatatatatatatatatatatatctatatatatatatcagaatttccttgcaaatatttatattgtattcagtaacaaaaaaaaaaaaaatggcattcaAGACTTTCCTTGTTATTTATTGCAGATTTCAGGATGAAATTGTGGATATACTGATGGCATatgatgatagttttttttttttttttcaaatatctcatttagatatttttatattctctcaATCTTAGATTTTGTGCTGATGAGATAAATGTATGATGTCCAAATTAACTGAGATTGTCATATATTTACTTCTTAatccaatgctgccggggaaaataaacaaaaaaaggggaaaatgctgtgcctattttttttttttttttttttgtgaaatgtctgcccatagatggctctgctagtgctttgtcacaaaggagtcaattagtagaccttgtgaccgtacctgatttgaattggcgggaaaaatgtaatttttactagtgctatgaatatcgatgttgttattatgattataaacataataattattataatatcttttaacattagtaacagcaaaataagataacctaaaatatttcataaatcaaagaaaagggtgaacgggcgacacgggcagtacttgtaattggctcattggtgacttagtacaagtgtagccatctatgtaaaaacaatcaaacaagtactcatagTCGTACCCGTTGGCAAGGGGTTAATTATAAGCTTTTTGCTATCCTCTTTCTGAGAGTTGTACATCTTTCTGATAAAACGAAAAtgttagaaggaaagaaaaaaatgatgtaatCCACTTTCCAGAATGGATGAAAACCAACACCTGAATGGATATAAAAGGTCAGGATGTTTGTCATTTCAGGTTGTCATTGTATTTTGGGTTGTAGTGGAGCAGCCGTTGCTTGGCctagaaaaatacatacacatgcatacacgcacgcatgcatacatgcatgcatacatacatacatacatacatacatacatacatacatacatacaacaataaatacatacatacatatatacagacatacatacatacatacatacatacatacatacatacatacatacatacataattgatgtatatataaaagaatatatatgagtattcatatatatgtatataaaggtatgtaaatgtatataaatgtgtataagtatatatgaatacatttaaatatgtattcaaattgatatagatatatataaaactgatgtgtttgtgtgtgtgtgtgtgtatatatatatatatatatatatatatatatatatatttatatatatttatatataatattatatatttatatatatatatataatatataatatatattatatatattgtatatacatttataaatatttattatatattttatatctccttgacgacgggtgaagaaaaaaaaaaactaaatggcaACATGTAGACTTTGAGAGCAGGAGTTTGCTACATCAAGCTGATTGAGCGTTTTTTGATGCCTCACGGTGTGATCTGTtgggaaggggatatatatatatatatatatatatatatatatatatattatatatatatatatattatatatatattatatatatattgtatatatatattatatatatattttatatatatatatatatatataaaatatatatttatatatataaaatatatatatatatatatatatatatatattatatatatattatatatatatgtatatatatatatattatatatatatattatatatatatattatatatatatgtatatatatatatatatatattatatatatatatattatatatatatatattatatatatatatatatatattatatatatatattatatatatatatatatattatatatatatatatattatatatatatattatatatatataatataatatataatatataatgtataatatataatatatatatatatatatatatatataatatataatatataatatataatatataatatataatatataatatataatatataatatataatatataatatataatatataatatataatatataatatatatatatatatatatatatatatatatatatatatatatattatatgtatatatatattatatgaatatatatatatatgtatattatatattatatatatattttatatatatatatatattatatatatttatatacattatatataaatatatatatacaaatattatatatatatatatatatatatatatatattttcttcttctttaaatataaatatatatatagaaatacattaaCTTGCATGCATGCAGGTTCCATTGGCCAGACTTAGACTTGGATGCTGAGCTACCTACAGCTGCCCAGCCTGCTGTTTTGGTTACACTGAATAAATTCCACCAAGTGTGGTGCATCTTGACTGGcttcataatgattttaatggtgTTAAAACTGCATGATATTATATCACAAAATTCAAGGAAGATTGTAGACAGCTTTTGAAGGGAGAACATTCCAGGTCTGCCTCCCCTAGTTCCCCAGGTAAGGCTTGGCCATAAGGTGAGATAATCTGGTCCTGGTGTTAGACAAGGCTAGTGAAGCACTGGCTTAATGTTGCAGAGCAAAGTTGTCAAGTTAAGTGGAAGTCTCACCTGAAGAACTCGATCACCCTTCTAGATTAGGGCAGAAGGTTACCCTGAGACACTTAGGGGTGATACGGCATCTACCTTGTTAACATGATTAGAAAATAGAGAATAATGGTTTACTGCAACAATGCTGAAGAGATACTGTTGTACTTGTAAATGCTGAGTAGCTGAGTAGATACACAGCTTTGCATATATCCTGTCAGAAGGTTCATCTGTAGACTACTGTATTTAAAAGCTCCAGTGAACTTTAGGTGtaaaaacaatgtaaataaatTTGAGTGGGTTCAGGTGGTTGAGAGTTAGTGTTGTCCGGATTTGTTCTCTTAATAAGCATCTGCAAAAATGGTAGTGGATTTGTTGTATTTGAAATTTAGTAAAAAGGTGTATTTTGTTTAGTTAAGGGAAGTATTGGCATTACATTTCATACTACTATAATAAGTAGATTtgatattgtaaaatataatctCGTTACAACTTTTAGTGTTTTTGGTTTTCAAAGATCCAGGTTGTAATTCTTTTCTCTTTGATGCCTACATATTCCTCcccattcattcttattcatacatcTTCCTATACTTCTCAAGGTTTAGCCAAAAACGGAAGGCAGAGATGTCAACAACCCCCCTCGTGTGGTACGACCAGGCTGCAGCCCAACCAGGGTGGGAAGCCCTGCGGCAACTGTGTAACGGAATCCTGTCCTGGGATGGGGTGTTTGAGGCAGTGTGCGAAAAACAGGAACTGACGACCAGCCTGCAGAAGGAGATGGAACGACTTACCTTCGCCAAGGCAGCCATGCAGGCCACTCAGAAGAGCAGGAAGATTCTGTCCAGTCAGGAAATGAAAGGTTAGTTACCGTGGGTGGAGATTTACAGATTTCtcgcaagaagaagaaaggaatcaTTTGGTTTGAGAATAGCAGTGTTTTGATTACAAAGGATCCTCCCCCTTTTTGTATTAGAGGGATCCAGGAAGATTTGAGAGTGAGATCATTTCCATTGATTTTCATAAAGCTAGAAAATATGTTGTTGCTCTCCAAATTTCCAGAGACAAACTTGGTTAAAATTTTTGAATTGCTCTAGAAAACAAaaattgcataaaaaaaagaaacccatCCACAAACTCATAAAACTTTAACATTTTATACAGAACTTAcagagaaggtagagaggagtGACAGCAAGCTAGAAAAGGACATAACTCGGCTGACGACCAGTTGCGAGAAGCAGGTCAACATTGGCATGCATCATGTCGTCAGAGTCAACAAACTCCTGACTGAATGGTAGGCAGTGGTCCTTTTGCTGggcttgttttttatattttttttcagtggttATAATTTGGCagctcttctgtttcttcttgtccttctttttctttatctctatcatgttggtggtggtgttcatcttctttttgtcctcttcttcctactgttactcctcctcctcctcctcctcctccttatcctcttactcctcctcctcctcctcctccttatcctccttatcctcttcctcctcctcctccttatcctcttcctcctcctcctccttatcctcttcctcctcctcctccttatcctcttcctcctcctccttatcctcttccccctcctcctccttatcctcttccccctcctcctccttatcctcttcctcctcctccttatcctcttactcctcctcctcctcctcctccttatcctccttatcctcttcctcctcctcctccttatcctcttactcctcctcctcctcctcctccttatcctcttcctcctcctccttatcctcttactcctcctcctcctcctcctccttctcctccttatcctcttcctcctcctcctccttatcctcttcctcctcctcctcctcctcctccttatcctcttcctcctcctcctccttatcctcttcctcctcctccccctcctcctccttatcctcttcctcctcctccttatcctcttactcctcctcctcctcctcctccttatcctccttatcctcttcctcctcctcctccttatcctcttactcctcctcctcctcctcctccttatcctcttcctcctcctcctccttatcctcttcctcctcctcctccttatcctcttcctcctcctccttatcctcttccccctcctcctccttatcctcttccccctcctcctccttatcctcttcctcctcctccttatcctcttcctccttatcctcttcctcctcctccttatcctcttcctcctcctccttatcctcttcctcctcctcctcctcctcctcctccttatcctccttcttatcctcctcctcctccttcttatcctcttcctcctcctccttatcctcttactcctcctctcctctcctctctttcctccttcctcctcctccttatcctcttctcctcctcctccctcctcctccttatcccttcctcctcctctttcctcctccctcctcctcctccttatctctccttcctcttatccctcctctccctcctctccctcctcatctctcctcctttcctcttcctcctcctctcttttccctcctcctcctcctccttatcctctctccctcctcctctttttcctcctccttatcctcttctcctcctccttatcctccctcctcctaccttcctcctatcctccttacctcccctcctctttcttcttctcctctcctttcttcctctctcctctccttccttatccttttcctctcctcctctcttatcctctcctccaccttcctctcctctcctcctcctccttcccttctcttccctccttctcttctatcctcttctcctcctcctcctaccttatactcctcccctcctcctcctcctcctctcctcctcctcctcctcctccttatcctccttatcgtcctcctccctcctcctccttatcctcttcctcctccttaccctcttcctcctcctcctccttatcctcttcctcctccttaccctcttcctcctcctcctccttatcctcttcctcctcctccttatcctccttcttatcctcttcctcctcctccttatcctcctcctcctcctcctcctcctcctccccccctctcattttgttctttcgttcttttgttagttttttttttctcataattaatTTAGTAGTGCTAATGACTTATttcataatgattaataattatatattgtacataatatacattacatatacattatatacttatatttttttttcttttactctcaggTGGGAGCAGCCAGCTAAGGAAATTACTTTATAGCATGGAGCAATTGTGCAGCTTTAatctttataaaagaaaaaatatatatataaactaaaactaGTGATTATGTATGCAGAGGTTGCAGTGTGCTTGCTTGGAAGGAGGTTTACATGTATGATTTTAATAACTTTGAAGTATATGCTTAATTTAAGTAAGTCACTGTGTTTTATTTACccagtgttttgtgtttgtgattatttttgttattattttttgtttctttgttttctaaagTGAAGTGAGTTGTAAATGTTTTCATCTAAGTGATATTTGAATAAGTTGACATAATGTTTAAGGGATGcattatatttcacttttttctgatttgttgtttgtttattgcattcttcttttttattccctttcataGAACAATGTGTTTCACTCAAGTATTCAAGCATAAAATATTACATTGTTCTGGTGTGTGTGTAGACTCGACAGAATACAACAGAAATTTAACTCtttgtatatgactatatgtacaaccccactgtattattattattttttttttattattattattattgttgttagtttgatttatttatttattcttttctttcccaaTTCTTtggattttcttgatttttgtaaatatttttcataatgcTTTCAATACTGCATCTGtttttattgttgacattatgttGTTAATGGAATTGAAATACTAAttgcagtagaaaaaaaaagaagaaaaaaatcttactgaATATGAAGGAAGAGGACAGgtaacaagtgagataggtataaacatgtttatattatgaaatatttattttgaatagatatatttatttatcgtttaCATGGATGATAATTGTTGTTGACTATTATATGAAAAGAAGTGTAGAAAATATATTTGAAGATGTTATACAATGGcagtatataaacaataaatattgttgttatgtATCCTCTctgagcattaaaaaaaaaaaaaaagtcatattttgctgaaaaagatatatacatcatAATATATGCAGCGGCAAAATGAGCCTATGAATCCCaactcctttttgttgttgttaagagGACGATTTCCCATAATGAATTAcaatcacaaaaacacaaaattattgCATTTCAATTTGTCTCCAAATCTATTCTTAACCGGTACTTTATTTCTTGTGAAGTTTTCTTTAATTAGTAACTATTTGTGTGAGAATCCATTATAATTAGAATATTTTGATTACTACTACATGAAAAAATTGCTCTgagtatattttttgtattgaaaaaccctttcatgttttttcttaaaTGCTTTCTATATTTCATCTCCTTAAAAAAAACGAGTAATGCTGTCAGGCAACATTACCAGTGTAAGTCTGTCACATCTTGCCAAAGAAGCCAAATGCAATATTGAAATCTTTCATAATCCATCTTATAATAACCGCCATTATCTGTGTTTAGCTTCGCAAAAAATTTATGGGATGGGCACAGCTTCCACAGCCATGGACTCGATGGCACACTCGTCAACGCCGCGACGAATCCTAAAGTAGCCATTCTCTCCCCAGTCTTCACTCCAGGAATTCTTAACGCTCCAGTACTTTTCTCCAGTTGCCTCGTCTTCCCCGTATCCAACGAGTAATACTGCATGATTCGTCAGCTGTgggggcagcgagagagagagagatggaaattatCCCTTAAGCTTACCTTCAAGCTTATAATTATCTTAAATATGTTGTTGCGGGAGGTttgggagacggagactgaggcccaatggaGGGGATCACCCCTggcttggacctcagccctcgcctcaactaattttgtatggtcttttcttctcccttccttttccttcttttcattcccttctgtccactcatcctaatcattatctcatttttaccctttttgttacaataattttatttgtcacaatacatttatttgtttagaccattaaccattctggatatccacaaacatcgccttattgAACGGAAAAACTTCCTTACCCAGGGGCTTCACAGTGTTccctttttataaaaaaaaaagattttaagtAATTTTAAACTTGAATAGCCTTCCATACCTAATGGTGGCATTCTAATTTACAATGGCCAAATAGAATacatatgtttcctttttttcaagttAAAAAACTGCGTTCTTAAAGTATTTTGATAAATGCATATCATTCTTTACCTCAAGAGGATTAAAGCTGTCCTGGAGACCTGTGTGGTGGTAAATACCGCCTTTGTAGTGGAGGAAATCATCGTAGACTTCTAGTCCCACAATAAGAGGTCCTCCCTTGATGAGAGCTAGTTTCATCTCCTCTTCATTACAGGCTCCATAGTAACCTAGAAGGTAAACAATGTTAAGCCAATGGCACTCTGGTTATTACATTGTACactgtattttgttttatgaattctgtttacacatagatggctccacaggtgcttagtcaccaaggggtCAATGTCTTTCTAACCTCACTTGATAGCCTTCAGTGATAAGGTAAGTTTTATCTTTTCTAGTGCTATTGGTACCATTAtggttcttttatcattattattgactatGGGATGATTATTATGTTATATCAATACTGTTAGCAGGaagaacatttacaaaaaaatctGAACTCCAGTAAAAGGGTAAACAGCTTAGTCTAGTCACCTCCTTGGTGACTAGGCTCTTGTGGAGCCACTTGTTTaagcaaaattaataaactaagtCACTGTGGACATGGCATATATGTTGTGCCGTTCCAGCACCATTAAATTTATGCCACTATCTCTCCTGATCTGAATGTTGAATGATGgggattttctcttctttcaaggATGGAAATATACATACGAGAACACTCAAATAGAGAAAAACTAAAC
It encodes:
- the LOC125047870 gene encoding uncharacterized protein LOC125047870 isoform X2, producing the protein MSVRMDNSVHEWAVGLTRRHRVFSLDQPLKPEHFTNLTRDKNLQPILSFLMRHVCPPEERRLIKLNLKHSRFRKKLTGEEGEILPTEERFKLKASIVDANSAIAAETAEIQQLNRRKEELRQREVELRRRAMLMKVSQEEREKEIQHCKLWRSQLSLLQEDLPSVYDGQAGVDINLQKQLRGNMLDLEKLRRSIITGHFGTPDRMHMEKLRVWERIGDAMATWGPRSLMVGMTSEVQEVTRSLHAQVQNVDLVKDARELRLKCENDGAFIDEMNPGGVIESVRELLGQMSASHVKLYVEAYQADLAAQSLSRALKTLHNNIFAAAKRSYTDDGITAAVVKVVKENVSVAGERAALNAAEQLTSSLQERANTASRARDALRAKHAQIISFNKEVQDGIESIQCLALCVGEGLQIIRERLQEVRSTTEEALEGMAYPTPVSTNSLANECEAFIAVPLNQLLTTTTEEFSQKRKAEMSTTPLVWYDQAAAQPGWEALRQLCNGILSWDGVFEAVCEKQELTTSLQKEMERLTFAKAAMQATQKSRKILSSQEMKELTEKVERSDSKLEKDITRLTTSCEKQVNIGMHHVVRVNKLLTEWWEQPAKEITL
- the LOC125047870 gene encoding uncharacterized protein LOC125047870 isoform X1; the protein is MSVRMDNSVHEWAVGLTRRHRVFSLDQPLKPEHFTNLTRDKNLQPILSFLMRHVCPPEERRLIKLNLKHSRFRKKLTGEEGEILPTEERFKLKASIVDANSAIAAETAEIQQLNRRKEELRQREVELRRRAMLMKVSQEEREKEIQHCKLWRSQLSLLQEDLPSVYDGQAGVDINLQKQLRGNMLDLEKLRRSIITGHFGTPDRMHMEKLRVWERIGDAMATWGPRSLMVGMTSEVQEVTRSLHAQVQNVDLVKDARELRLKCENDGAFIDEMNPGGVIESVRELLGQMSASHVKLYVEAYQADLAAQSLSRALKTLHNNIFAAAKRSYTDDGITAAVVKVVKENVSVAGERAALNAAEQLTSSLQERANTASRARDALRAKHAQIISFNKEVQDGIESIQCLALCVGEGLQIIRERLQEVRSTTEEALEGMAYPTPVSTNSLANECEAFIAVPLNQLLTTTTEEMDENQHLNGYKRFSQKRKAEMSTTPLVWYDQAAAQPGWEALRQLCNGILSWDGVFEAVCEKQELTTSLQKEMERLTFAKAAMQATQKSRKILSSQEMKELTEKVERSDSKLEKDITRLTTSCEKQVNIGMHHVVRVNKLLTEWWEQPAKEITL